The sequence TAGTATCTACGAACCGTTTTGGATTTTTAATAATGCCGGTACGTATTATTCAGTGGATTATTCAAGAATAATTAATCCGGATGCATTTCAGAATTTTAGTTTTTATTTAGAAGGCTGGGGCACATTTAAAAATAATATGGAAGCAGGAATTTTCTATTATGCAGAGCCGATTACCACTTATGATTATTTTGAAGCTCGCAGTCCCGGTCGTTATTATACTTATCCAACAAATAATAATGTGGGGGGGTATTTTAGTTCTGATTATAGCAAAAAATTGGCGGTGAGTACTAATATGAATTATCGCTGGTTTGATGAAGAGGATAGAAATCGTTTCAATTTTAGTTTGTATCCTACCTATCGGATAAATGATAAAATGAATTTCTCAATTGGAGCTTACAGCGAAAACTGGAAAAATGATGTGGGTTGGGTAAATACAACAGCGGATAGTATTATTTTCGGAAGAAGAGATGTGAGAACAATTGAAGGATCACTATATGCATCTTACACACCAAATACAAAAATGTCGTTTAGTATAAATCTTCGTCAGTATTGGAGCTATGCAGCATATAATCAGTTTTATAATTTAGAGGAAGATGGTAGTCTTGGCAACACTACATACGATACCTATAATGATGATGGAACTACAGATGATGATATTAATTTCAATGCATTTAATATTGACTTTTCATATACATGGTATTTTGCTCCGGGCAGTGAATTAAGTGTTGTATGGAAAAATGCAATTTATCAGTTTGGTTCTGAAATAGCTCCCAACTATTTTGAAAATATGGATCTCGTTTTTGACTCACCACAGGATAATAATTTCTCGATTAAAATTTTATACTATTTAGATTATTTGTATTTGAAGAAAAAGAGTAATTAATGTTCAAATGTGCAAATGTGAGAATGAAATAATTAGTCGATTAGCTGATTTGCCGATTAGCAGATGGAAGTAATGTGCAAATAAAAAAAAGCTAAGGCTAATGGCGAAGGCGAAAGCAATGGTTAATGGTTAATGGTAAATGGTCAATAGTCAACAGTTCATTGTCTACTGTCAATTGTCAACTGTCAATTGATAACTATCTTTGCAAAAAATAAATATAATGAGAGAGATACGATTCAGAGATGCTTTACGTGAAGCGATGGTAGAAGAAATGCGGAAGGATGATCGAATATTCCTGATTGGCGAAGAAGTGGCTGAATATAATGGCGCATATAAAGTGAGTCAGGGTATGTTAGAAGAATTTGGTGAAAAACGTGTGATTGATACCCCAATATCTGAATTAGGTTTTGCGGGAATTAGTGTGGGTGCGGCTATGAATGGCTTGCGACCAATCGTTGAATTTATGACTTGGAATTTTGCATTATTAGCTATTGATCAGGTAGTGAATTCAGCAGCGAAAATGATGGCGATGAGTGCTGGGCAATTTCATAGCTCTATTGTATTTCGTGGACCTTCCGGTAGTGCCGGACAATTAGGTGCGCAACACAGTCAGGTATTTGAAAGCTGGTATGCGAATGTGCCCGGATTGAAAGTAATTTCTCCATCAAATCCTTACGATGCAAAAGGTTTATTGAAGTCGGCAATTGTAGATAATGATCCTATAATTTTTATGGAGAGTGAAATGATGTATTCTGAAATGGGTGAAGTGCCTGAAGAAGAATATTATATTCCGATAGGAAAAGCAGAAGTAAAGCGTCCGGGGAAAGATGTTACCATAGTTTCCTTTAATAAGATGATGAAAGTAGCACTTGCTGCAGCAGAAGAATTAGCGAAAGAAGGTGTGGAAGCAGAGGTAATTGATTTGCGTACTATTCGTCCTTTAGATATTGAAACTATTGTGAACTCAGTGAAAAAAACTAATCGCATTGTAGTAGTGGATGAGTCTTGGCCATATGGTTCTGTAGCTTCAGAAATTTCTTATCAATTACAAAAAGATGCATTCGATTATTTAGATGCACCCGTGCGTCGTGTAACCGGTGCTGATACAAGTATGCATTACGCACCAAATCTTGTAGAAGCATATTTACCAAATCCTATAAAAGTAATTCAGGTAGTGAAAGAGGTGATGTACGCTAAGAGTTAAAGTAATTGTTATCTGATTTTTTTATTAAAATCTGTAGCAATAAAATACAGCCACTTAAATTTATTAATCCAATACACATTTTAAATGTTTAATTTTTTCTCTTCACCAAAACCTGCGGTCAACGTAATTGATAAAATTTGGATTAGCAAAGAGAATAAATATGAAGCCTGTATGCAGATGGTTCAGATTCAACCTATGTATCAGTTAGTGGTGTGGTTTGAAAATACTCAACAAGAATTATTAGAATATATTTCAGCGCATGGTGGTGATCAAAAAGTATTTACCACTTCTCAAATAAATGAAATCACTGCAAAAAATCAAATCCCTGTTATTATAGAACATTATCCGCTTGAAGCAACAGAACAAATATTATTTTCTCAAAATGGATTGCAGGATGTGTATGTTTTTTCTTCAATGGATGAACCGCTATTTATGCAATTTGGTGGTGAAAATATAATACGATTAATGTCGCACTTAGGAATTCAGCCGCATGAAGAAATTTCGCATCCTTCAATTACCCGATCCATTTCAAATGCACAAAAGAAAATTGCAAAAAAAGTCTCTCTCGAAAAAAAAGCAAAGTCTCAGCAAGAATGGTTTGATTTGAATTTTAAGGAATAAATAAAAAAGTAATAGTTCCGGTTGTCAGTCAAGTAAGCTCAATTTATTAGTTTATCTGTGCAGATGATTTAAAATCTATTATTCGGAGAATCCGCAGCCTTGGCAAGGATGATAATGAAGAAATAAAAAAA is a genomic window of Bacteroidota bacterium containing:
- a CDS encoding pyruvate dehydrogenase complex E1 component subunit beta, which encodes MREIRFRDALREAMVEEMRKDDRIFLIGEEVAEYNGAYKVSQGMLEEFGEKRVIDTPISELGFAGISVGAAMNGLRPIVEFMTWNFALLAIDQVVNSAAKMMAMSAGQFHSSIVFRGPSGSAGQLGAQHSQVFESWYANVPGLKVISPSNPYDAKGLLKSAIVDNDPIIFMESEMMYSEMGEVPEEEYYIPIGKAEVKRPGKDVTIVSFNKMMKVALAAAEELAKEGVEAEVIDLRTIRPLDIETIVNSVKKTNRIVVVDESWPYGSVASEISYQLQKDAFDYLDAPVRRVTGADTSMHYAPNLVEAYLPNPIKVIQVVKEVMYAKS